In one window of Gemmatimonadota bacterium DNA:
- a CDS encoding acetoacetate--CoA ligase, with the protein MTGPLWSPSPERVARANLTRFTARYRPGADAAALWRWSVEEPEPFWAAVWEFTGVLAEPRPDGPPWDAVLEQGDRMQPPGEPGGPRWFPGARLNFAENLLRHDDDREALVFWNELGRQRALTFRELRLEVARYAAALRASGVGPGDRVAGLLPNLPETVIAMLATASLGATWSSCSPDFGERAVLDRFGQIRPRVLFTVDGYRYAGKAIPLGDRVARVVAELPDIEAVVVIPYLGEAAAGTDPRVVALEDWLAAAGATHGRAAEPPSRFPFDHPLYIVYSSGTTGLPKCIVHGAGGTLLQHLKELVLHTDLTRDDRIFYFTTCGWMMWNWVVSSLAVGATVVLYDGAPMAPAPDILWRMAAAERVTVFGTSAKYLALCEKEGLAPGAAHDLSALRAILSTGSPLAVHSYDYVYGRIKADLHLASISGGTDLISCFALGNPTLPVWRGELQGAGLGMAVEVWSPEGRPMAGGAGELVCTRPFPSMPVGFWDDPGGRKYRAAYFEHFPGVWRHGDWVERTAHDGFIIYGRSDATLNPGGVRIGTAEIYRQVERLPEVLESLVVAQEWEEDVRVVLFVRLRPGLALDEALRERIRREVRAHASPHHVPRKILQVDDLPRTINGKLSELAVRAVIHRRPVGNADALANPQALDLFRDLVELRT; encoded by the coding sequence GTGACCGGTCCCCTCTGGTCCCCCTCCCCGGAGCGGGTGGCGCGCGCCAACCTGACGCGCTTCACCGCGCGGTACCGCCCCGGGGCCGACGCGGCGGCGCTGTGGCGCTGGTCGGTGGAGGAGCCGGAGCCCTTCTGGGCCGCGGTGTGGGAGTTCACCGGCGTGCTGGCCGAGCCCCGCCCCGACGGGCCCCCGTGGGACGCGGTGCTGGAACAGGGCGACCGCATGCAGCCGCCGGGGGAGCCGGGCGGGCCGCGCTGGTTCCCGGGCGCCCGGCTCAACTTTGCCGAGAACCTGCTGCGCCACGACGACGACCGCGAGGCGCTGGTCTTCTGGAACGAGCTCGGACGGCAGCGCGCGCTCACGTTCCGGGAGCTGCGCCTTGAGGTGGCCCGCTACGCCGCCGCCCTGCGCGCCTCGGGCGTCGGCCCCGGCGACCGGGTGGCCGGCCTGCTCCCCAACCTCCCCGAGACGGTCATCGCCATGCTCGCCACGGCGAGCCTGGGCGCCACCTGGAGCAGCTGCTCCCCCGACTTCGGCGAGCGCGCGGTGCTCGACCGCTTCGGGCAGATCCGCCCCCGGGTGCTCTTCACGGTGGACGGCTACCGCTACGCCGGCAAGGCGATCCCGCTGGGCGACCGGGTGGCCCGCGTGGTGGCGGAGCTGCCGGACATCGAAGCCGTGGTGGTGATTCCCTACCTGGGCGAGGCGGCGGCCGGGACCGACCCGCGGGTGGTCGCGCTCGAGGACTGGTTGGCGGCCGCTGGCGCCACGCACGGCCGAGCCGCCGAGCCGCCGAGCCGTTTCCCGTTCGACCACCCGCTCTACATCGTCTATTCGAGCGGGACCACGGGGCTCCCCAAGTGCATCGTGCACGGTGCCGGGGGCACGCTGCTGCAGCACCTCAAGGAGCTGGTGCTGCACACCGACCTGACCCGGGACGACCGCATCTTCTACTTCACCACCTGCGGCTGGATGATGTGGAACTGGGTGGTCTCGAGCCTGGCCGTGGGCGCCACCGTGGTGCTCTACGACGGCGCGCCGATGGCGCCCGCGCCCGACATCCTGTGGCGCATGGCGGCCGCGGAGCGGGTGACGGTGTTCGGCACCAGCGCCAAGTACCTCGCGCTCTGTGAAAAAGAGGGGCTGGCCCCCGGCGCCGCGCACGACCTCTCCGCGCTCCGGGCCATCCTCAGCACCGGCAGCCCGCTCGCGGTGCACAGCTACGACTACGTCTACGGCCGCATCAAGGCCGACCTGCACCTGGCCAGCATCAGCGGCGGCACCGACCTCATCAGCTGCTTTGCCCTCGGCAACCCGACGCTGCCCGTCTGGCGCGGTGAACTGCAGGGCGCCGGCCTCGGCATGGCGGTGGAGGTCTGGAGCCCCGAGGGCCGGCCGATGGCCGGGGGCGCCGGTGAGCTGGTCTGCACCCGCCCGTTCCCCAGCATGCCGGTGGGGTTCTGGGACGATCCCGGCGGGCGGAAGTACCGCGCCGCGTACTTCGAGCACTTCCCCGGCGTGTGGCGGCACGGCGACTGGGTGGAGCGCACCGCGCACGACGGCTTCATCATCTACGGCCGCAGCGACGCCACCCTCAACCCGGGGGGCGTCCGGATCGGCACGGCGGAGATCTACCGCCAGGTGGAGCGCCTCCCCGAGGTGCTGGAGAGCCTGGTGGTGGCCCAGGAGTGGGAGGAGGACGTGCGGGTGGTGCTGTTCGTGCGCCTCCGCCCGGGGCTCGCGCTCGACGAGGCGCTGCGGGAGCGGATCCGGCGGGAGGTGCGCGCGCACGCCAGCCCGCATCACGTGCCGCGCAAGATCCTGCAGGTGGACGACCTCCCCCGGACCATCAACGGCAAGCTCTCCGAGCTCGCCGTGCGGGCGGTGATCCATCGCCGGCCGGTGGGCAACGCCGACGCGCTGGCCAACCCGCAGGCGCTCGACCTCTTCCGCGACCTCGTGGAGCTGCGCACATGA
- a CDS encoding homogentisate 1,2-dioxygenase, producing the protein MPFYHQVGQVPRKRHIVFRRPDGGLYAEELMGHEGFVGTSALLYHTHPPTTIKSARKVRDIVWEADAGTSLRHRHFLTSRVRKGGSPTLDRIPLLFNSDIGMLYVEPDTNDAHCYRNSQADECIYVVEGQGTLESVFGDLPFRAGDYVVIHRNILHRWRLDLSAGPVKFVVFESRGHIRFPRRYMNDVGQLLEGAPFCERDIRRPMEVHPHDEKGDFPLLVKQYDALNEMVLDHHPFDVVGWDGYFYPWIFNINDFEPIVGRIHQPPPVHQTFQGDGFVICSFCPRPYDFDPQAVPAPYNHSNVDSDEVLFYASSEFMSRKGIEYGSITHHPDGLPHGPHPGRAEASIGAKATNELAVMMDSFRPLRVARPALDIEDPDYHKSWLDRQHAQFNPPTT; encoded by the coding sequence ATGCCGTTCTACCACCAGGTGGGGCAGGTCCCGCGCAAGCGGCACATCGTGTTCCGGCGCCCCGACGGCGGGCTGTACGCCGAGGAGCTGATGGGCCACGAGGGGTTCGTGGGCACCTCGGCCCTGCTGTACCACACCCACCCGCCCACCACGATCAAGTCGGCCCGCAAGGTGCGCGACATCGTCTGGGAGGCCGACGCCGGCACCAGCCTGCGGCACCGGCACTTCCTCACCAGCCGGGTGCGCAAGGGCGGCAGCCCCACCCTCGACCGGATCCCGCTGCTGTTCAACAGCGACATCGGGATGCTGTACGTGGAGCCGGACACCAACGACGCCCATTGCTACCGGAACAGCCAGGCCGACGAGTGCATCTACGTGGTGGAGGGGCAGGGGACGCTGGAATCGGTCTTCGGGGACCTGCCGTTCCGGGCCGGCGACTACGTGGTGATCCACCGCAACATCCTGCATCGCTGGCGGCTCGACCTCTCCGCGGGCCCGGTCAAGTTCGTGGTGTTCGAGAGCCGGGGGCACATCCGGTTTCCCCGCCGCTACATGAACGACGTGGGCCAGCTGCTCGAGGGGGCGCCCTTCTGCGAGCGCGACATCCGGCGGCCGATGGAGGTCCACCCGCACGATGAGAAGGGGGACTTCCCGCTCCTCGTCAAGCAGTACGACGCCCTCAACGAGATGGTCCTCGACCACCACCCCTTCGACGTGGTGGGCTGGGACGGGTACTTCTACCCCTGGATCTTCAACATCAACGACTTCGAGCCGATCGTGGGCCGGATCCACCAGCCGCCCCCGGTGCACCAGACCTTCCAGGGCGACGGCTTCGTGATCTGTTCCTTCTGCCCGCGGCCCTACGACTTCGATCCGCAGGCGGTCCCGGCGCCGTACAACCACTCCAACGTGGACTCGGACGAGGTGCTCTTCTACGCCTCGAGCGAGTTCATGAGCCGGAAGGGGATCGAGTACGGCTCCATCACCCACCACCCCGATGGGCTGCCCCACGGGCCGCATCCGGGCCGGGCGGAGGCCTCGATCGGCGCCAAGGCCACCAACGAGCTGGCGGTGATGATGGACTCGTTCCGTCCGCTCCGGGTGGCCCGGCCCGCCCTGGACATCGAGGACCCGGACTACCACAAGAGCTGGCTCGACCGCCAGCACGCGCAGTTCAACCCGCCGACCACGTGA
- a CDS encoding DNA translocase FtsK, with amino-acid sequence MSEQGRRHLSAIIALILGSFLGLTLLPVHLTGPLGEWLGAFLWRGLGLGALGFPLLGLGLGLAGFDRLPALDMKRAAILVVGLAILLPFLLGVLTGVEPRLYDSGALAPRLTGVLPGFLAFYTVKAIGVAGGFLLGLLLLSALTILTIAWHPFLRLVKAEGAEAAPPVAEPARAKARIAEPVVEPEDDPPPFAPPRKEKKPKKPAKAVEVLIGDPADDDVLPPVELLQAPPPIEKDAGVAELDRLGQVLLETLKTFKVEGSIGGRTTGPVVTQFEVVPAPGVKAGRIAALADDMAITMRAQSIRVAPIPGKGAVGVEIPNPTKRMVTLRELIEAGEWDETRAVLPIALGRDLEGKAVVADLAKMPHLLIAGATGSGKSVAINTIITSLVYRYTPKQLRFLMVDPKMVELSMYNALPHLRHKVITNNNDAAALLKWAEMEMQRRYELLHANGARNLADFNRKAEEGKPLRNPPRPQATLSTLSAEAEPGAPEAPDDGVYKEGPLPFIVMIVDELADLMMTVQGEIEPPLARLAQKARAIGIHLILATQRPSVNVLTGLIKANFPSRIAFRVASKVDSRTILDQNGAEALLGNGDMLFLPPGKSEPQRIQGAYIATEETERLMDWFDARRAARVAAAGGADAAAQREQDILAMVRALEAMEDGGGSGSFDGERDALFRDAAELCVQNQGGSTSLLQRRLSIGYGRAARIIDQLHMAGILGPATPGSSKPREVLIGIDQVDEYCQ; translated from the coding sequence ATGAGCGAGCAGGGCCGCCGCCACCTGAGCGCGATCATCGCGCTCATCCTCGGGAGCTTCCTCGGGCTCACGCTCCTCCCCGTACACCTGACCGGGCCGCTCGGCGAGTGGCTCGGCGCGTTCCTCTGGCGCGGCCTCGGCCTCGGCGCCCTCGGGTTCCCGCTGCTGGGCCTGGGGCTGGGCCTCGCCGGGTTCGACCGCCTCCCCGCGCTCGACATGAAGCGGGCCGCGATCCTGGTCGTGGGCCTCGCCATCCTGCTCCCCTTCCTGCTCGGCGTCCTGACCGGGGTCGAACCCCGGCTCTACGACAGCGGCGCCCTGGCGCCGCGGCTCACGGGCGTGCTGCCGGGGTTCCTCGCCTTCTACACGGTGAAGGCCATCGGCGTGGCCGGCGGCTTCCTGCTCGGCCTGCTGCTGCTCTCGGCGCTCACCATCCTCACCATCGCGTGGCACCCCTTCCTGCGGCTGGTCAAGGCCGAGGGGGCAGAGGCCGCGCCGCCGGTGGCGGAGCCGGCGCGCGCCAAGGCGCGGATCGCCGAACCGGTGGTCGAGCCCGAGGACGACCCGCCGCCCTTCGCGCCGCCCCGCAAGGAGAAGAAGCCGAAGAAGCCGGCCAAGGCGGTCGAGGTGCTGATCGGCGACCCGGCCGACGACGACGTGCTGCCGCCGGTGGAGCTGCTGCAGGCGCCCCCGCCCATCGAGAAGGACGCCGGCGTGGCGGAGCTCGACCGGCTGGGGCAGGTGCTGCTGGAGACGCTCAAGACCTTCAAGGTCGAGGGGAGCATCGGCGGGCGGACCACCGGGCCGGTGGTCACCCAGTTCGAGGTGGTGCCGGCGCCGGGGGTGAAGGCGGGGCGGATCGCGGCGCTCGCCGACGACATGGCCATCACCATGCGGGCCCAGTCCATCCGGGTGGCCCCGATCCCGGGCAAGGGCGCGGTGGGCGTCGAGATCCCCAATCCCACCAAGCGCATGGTGACCCTGCGGGAGCTCATCGAGGCGGGGGAGTGGGACGAGACCCGCGCCGTGCTGCCGATCGCGCTGGGCCGCGACCTCGAGGGCAAGGCGGTGGTGGCCGACCTGGCCAAGATGCCGCACCTGCTCATCGCCGGCGCCACCGGCTCGGGCAAGTCGGTGGCCATCAACACCATCATCACCAGCCTGGTGTACCGCTACACGCCGAAGCAGCTGCGCTTCCTGATGGTCGACCCGAAGATGGTCGAGCTGTCGATGTACAACGCGCTGCCGCACCTCCGGCACAAGGTCATCACCAACAACAACGACGCCGCCGCGCTGCTCAAGTGGGCCGAGATGGAGATGCAGCGGCGCTACGAACTGCTGCACGCCAACGGCGCCCGCAACCTGGCCGACTTCAACCGCAAGGCCGAGGAAGGCAAGCCGCTGCGCAATCCGCCGCGGCCCCAGGCCACCCTCTCCACCCTCAGCGCCGAGGCGGAACCGGGGGCCCCGGAGGCGCCGGACGACGGCGTCTACAAGGAAGGGCCGCTGCCGTTCATCGTGATGATCGTCGACGAGCTGGCCGACCTCATGATGACGGTGCAGGGGGAGATCGAGCCGCCGCTGGCGCGGCTGGCGCAGAAGGCGCGGGCCATCGGCATTCACCTCATCCTGGCCACCCAGCGCCCCAGCGTGAACGTGCTGACGGGCCTCATCAAGGCCAACTTCCCGAGCCGGATCGCGTTCCGGGTGGCCTCCAAGGTGGACAGCCGCACCATCCTCGACCAGAACGGCGCCGAGGCGCTGCTCGGCAACGGCGACATGCTCTTCCTGCCGCCGGGCAAGAGCGAGCCGCAGCGCATCCAGGGGGCGTACATCGCCACCGAGGAGACGGAGCGGCTGATGGACTGGTTCGACGCGCGGCGGGCGGCGCGGGTGGCCGCCGCCGGCGGCGCCGACGCCGCGGCCCAGCGGGAGCAGGATATCCTGGCCATGGTCCGGGCCCTGGAGGCCATGGAGGACGGCGGCGGGTCGGGGAGCTTCGACGGCGAGCGCGACGCGCTGTTCCGCGACGCCGCGGAGCTCTGCGTGCAGAACCAGGGCGGTTCCACCAGCCTGCTGCAGCGGCGGCTCTCGATCGGCTACGGCCGCGCCGCGCGCATCATCGACCAGCTGCACATGGCCGGCATCCTCGGCCCCGCGACGCCGGGCTCCAGCAAGCCGCGCGAGGTGCTGATCGGGATCGACCAGGTCGACGAGTACTGCCAGTAG
- a CDS encoding YraN family protein has translation MPRPLSPDDCRDPRHRLGLLGEEEALRTLVAAGWRLEAHRFRVGHNDLDLVVRRGALVAFVEVKTRQGSGFGAGVEAIGWRKRRVLARVAEIWRLRHGRPGDQFRFDVVEVRWARAGGPTVVHLPDAWRIW, from the coding sequence ATGCCGCGACCGCTTTCCCCCGACGATTGCCGCGATCCCCGCCACCGGCTGGGCCTGCTGGGCGAGGAAGAGGCGCTGCGCACCCTCGTGGCGGCCGGCTGGCGGCTGGAGGCGCACCGCTTCCGGGTGGGCCACAACGACCTCGACCTGGTGGTGCGGCGGGGGGCGCTGGTGGCCTTCGTCGAGGTGAAGACCCGGCAGGGGAGCGGCTTCGGGGCGGGGGTGGAGGCGATCGGCTGGCGGAAGCGGCGGGTGCTGGCGCGGGTCGCCGAGATCTGGCGGCTGCGGCACGGCCGGCCGGGGGACCAGTTCCGGTTCGACGTGGTCGAGGTGCGCTGGGCGCGGGCGGGTGGCCCGACGGTGGTGCACCTGCCGGATGCGTGGCGGATCTGGTAG
- a CDS encoding phenylalanine 4-monooxygenase, which translates to MTTDLTLDGIAPGLTTTRAPFIEHAQASGQLYITQPYALYSEENHQTWSRLLARMRPRWERYANPRFLEGVETLRLNPNGVPRCDEINRFLEPRTGFSAKPVSGYVPAYLFFDCLKRREFPTTITVRDGNSLDYLPEPDIFHDIAGHVPMHTDRAFADALVRFGQFAERAARRAGEIRDEAERIRVLTSNVKGLARFFWFTVEFGLMREGPGVPIAPGHVRAYGSGLLSSYGELEHSVDSPVVQRVPAQTEWMLNQYFEIHHYQPLLYVIEDFEHLFYLVHDLEQRLDAGLLDNLQPGEPEVNEVDLKSFLDAAR; encoded by the coding sequence ATGACGACCGACCTCACCCTCGACGGGATCGCCCCGGGCCTCACCACCACCCGGGCGCCGTTCATCGAGCACGCGCAGGCCAGCGGGCAGCTGTACATCACCCAGCCCTACGCGCTCTACAGCGAGGAGAACCACCAGACCTGGAGCCGGCTGCTGGCGCGGATGCGGCCCCGCTGGGAGCGGTACGCCAACCCCCGCTTCCTCGAGGGGGTGGAGACGCTGCGGCTCAACCCGAACGGGGTGCCGCGCTGCGACGAGATCAACCGCTTCCTGGAGCCGCGCACCGGGTTCAGCGCCAAGCCGGTGAGCGGCTACGTGCCGGCGTACCTGTTCTTCGACTGCCTCAAGCGGCGGGAGTTCCCGACCACCATCACCGTGCGGGACGGCAACTCGCTCGACTACCTCCCCGAGCCGGACATCTTCCACGACATCGCCGGCCATGTCCCGATGCACACCGACCGCGCCTTCGCCGACGCGCTGGTGCGCTTCGGGCAGTTCGCGGAGCGGGCCGCCCGGCGGGCGGGCGAGATCCGGGACGAGGCGGAGCGGATCCGGGTGCTCACCAGCAACGTGAAGGGGCTGGCGCGGTTCTTCTGGTTCACGGTGGAGTTCGGGCTCATGCGGGAGGGCCCGGGGGTGCCGATCGCGCCGGGGCACGTGCGCGCCTACGGCAGCGGGCTCCTGTCGAGCTACGGGGAGCTGGAGCACTCGGTGGACTCCCCGGTGGTGCAGCGGGTGCCCGCGCAGACCGAGTGGATGCTCAACCAGTACTTCGAGATCCATCACTACCAGCCGCTGCTCTACGTGATCGAGGACTTCGAGCACCTGTTCTACCTGGTGCACGACCTCGAGCAGCGCCTCGACGCCGGCCTGCTGGACAACCTGCAGCCCGGGGAGCCGGAGGTGAACGAGGTGGACCTCAAGAGCTTCCTCGACGCGGCCCGCTAG
- a CDS encoding LysR family transcriptional regulator — protein MITKLELRHLRYFVAVAEELHFGRAARRLGIAQPPLSQQIQRLEQVVGVRLFERTSRRVQLTDGGATLLVEARRVLAAATEAFEATRRAGRGELGELRVAFAATVMFLALPEVIREFRGRYPGVHLDLREMPTGPQLAGIKAGEIDIGFVREPRPDPELEIVTVMREPLRIAVNKSHPLAARPTIAVRHLAEEPFVLFPEELAPGLYAQVLGLCRAAGFTPRVVEESRELYTSVSLVEAGIGVSILPASVEKLGWRGVRYRPIPSASAETRIAAAWRKDRARPVVQAFMQVVGSVVGAEGGRPG, from the coding sequence ATGATCACCAAGCTCGAACTCAGGCACCTCCGCTACTTCGTCGCCGTGGCCGAAGAGCTCCACTTCGGCCGCGCCGCCCGCCGCCTCGGCATCGCCCAGCCGCCGCTCTCCCAGCAGATCCAGCGCCTGGAGCAGGTGGTCGGGGTGCGCCTGTTCGAGCGCACCAGCCGACGGGTCCAGCTCACCGATGGCGGCGCCACCCTCCTGGTCGAGGCCCGCCGGGTCCTGGCCGCCGCCACCGAGGCCTTCGAGGCCACCCGCCGCGCCGGCCGGGGCGAGCTGGGGGAGCTCCGGGTGGCCTTCGCCGCCACCGTGATGTTCCTGGCCCTGCCCGAGGTCATCCGCGAGTTCCGTGGCCGGTACCCGGGGGTGCACCTCGACCTCCGGGAGATGCCCACCGGTCCGCAGCTCGCCGGGATCAAGGCGGGCGAGATCGACATCGGCTTCGTCCGGGAGCCGCGGCCCGATCCGGAACTCGAGATCGTGACCGTGATGCGCGAGCCGCTCCGCATCGCGGTGAACAAGAGCCACCCGCTCGCCGCCCGCCCCACCATCGCCGTCCGGCACCTGGCCGAGGAGCCGTTCGTCCTCTTCCCCGAGGAGCTGGCCCCCGGGCTGTACGCGCAAGTGCTGGGCCTCTGCCGGGCCGCCGGCTTCACGCCCCGCGTGGTGGAGGAGAGCCGCGAGCTGTACACCAGCGTGAGCCTGGTGGAGGCGGGGATCGGCGTCTCCATCCTGCCCGCCTCGGTGGAGAAGCTCGGCTGGCGCGGGGTCCGCTACCGCCCCATCCCCAGCGCCAGCGCCGAGACCCGCATTGCGGCGGCGTGGCGCAAGGACCGCGCGCGCCCGGTGGTGCAGGCGTTCATGCAGGTGGTGGGCTCGGTGGTGGGCGCGGAGGGCGGCCGGCCCGGCTGA
- the hppD gene encoding 4-hydroxyphenylpyruvate dioxygenase, with translation MATQVLSSAQAPVADPFPINGTDYVEFYVGNAKQASHYYRTAFGFQLAGYRGPETGVRDRASYLLVQDKIRFVLTSPMHPDSPIAQHHLTHGDGVRDLALWVDDCRQSFAYAVARGAVVVQEPTVLADGDGEVVVAAIRTYGDTIHSLVERRNYRGLFLPGFRPVSARYQPAPVGLKYVDHCVGNVELGKMNEWVGFYERVMGFKNLLSFDDKDISTEYSALMSKVMANGNERIKFPINEPASGKKKSQIEEYLDFYHGPGVQHIAVATDNIIATVSALQARGVEFLTVPGSYYDELFDRVGAIDEDLAPLRELGILVDRDDEGYLLQIFTKPVEDRPTVFYEIIQRKGAKSFGKGNFKALFESIEREQALRGNL, from the coding sequence ATGGCCACCCAGGTCCTCTCCTCCGCCCAGGCCCCCGTCGCCGATCCGTTCCCGATCAACGGCACCGACTACGTCGAGTTCTACGTCGGCAACGCCAAGCAGGCGAGCCACTACTACCGCACCGCCTTCGGCTTCCAGCTGGCCGGGTACCGCGGGCCGGAGACCGGGGTGCGCGACCGGGCGAGCTACCTGCTGGTGCAGGACAAGATCCGCTTCGTCCTCACCTCCCCGATGCATCCCGACAGCCCCATCGCGCAGCACCACCTGACGCACGGCGACGGGGTGCGGGACCTCGCGCTGTGGGTGGACGACTGCCGCCAGTCGTTCGCCTACGCGGTGGCGCGGGGCGCGGTGGTGGTCCAGGAGCCGACCGTGCTCGCCGACGGGGACGGCGAGGTGGTCGTCGCGGCCATCCGCACCTACGGCGACACCATCCACAGCCTGGTGGAGCGCCGCAACTACCGCGGGCTCTTCCTGCCGGGCTTCCGGCCGGTGAGCGCGCGCTACCAGCCGGCGCCGGTGGGGCTCAAGTACGTGGATCACTGCGTGGGCAACGTCGAGCTGGGCAAGATGAACGAGTGGGTGGGCTTCTACGAGCGGGTGATGGGCTTCAAGAACCTGCTCAGCTTCGATGACAAGGACATCTCCACCGAATATTCGGCCCTGATGTCCAAGGTGATGGCCAACGGCAACGAGCGGATCAAGTTCCCGATCAACGAGCCGGCCAGCGGCAAGAAGAAGTCCCAGATCGAGGAGTACCTCGACTTCTACCACGGCCCCGGGGTGCAGCACATCGCCGTGGCCACCGACAACATCATCGCCACGGTGAGCGCGCTGCAGGCCCGGGGGGTGGAGTTCCTGACCGTGCCCGGCTCCTACTACGACGAGCTGTTCGACCGGGTGGGTGCGATCGACGAGGACCTCGCCCCGCTGCGCGAGCTCGGGATCCTGGTGGACCGTGATGACGAGGGCTACCTGCTGCAGATCTTCACCAAGCCGGTGGAGGACCGCCCCACCGTGTTCTACGAGATCATCCAGCGGAAGGGCGCCAAGAGCTTCGGCAAGGGGAACTTCAAGGCGCTGTTCGAGTCGATCGAGCGGGAGCAGGCGCTCCGGGGGAACCTCTAG
- the fahA gene encoding fumarylacetoacetase: MTAPLPDATHDPARRSFVSSANAPGADFPVQNLPLGVFRTSAQDRPRIGVAIGDRILDLGAALEAGVLELPERLAVACHGASLNMLMAEPADRRRLLRAAVAATLGDDSRLARDRALHDRLLRGPGEAQLLLPATVGDYTDFYASVFHASNVGAMFRPDNPLLPNYKWVPIGYHGRASSLVVSGTPVRRPAGQAKAPDAAAPAFGPSRSLDYELEVAAWVAGENPLGTPVPLAEAEGRLFGLSLLNDWSARDVQAWEYQPLGPFLGKNFATSLSPWVVTMEALAPFRVPAFARPAGDPAPLPYLDDPGTAQRGGVDLQLEVALQTPRMREQGQPAARLSRSHFRQMYWTLAQLLTHHASNGCNLRPGDLLASGTVSGPGKDERGCLLELSWRGQEPVALPNGETRGFLEDGDEVVLTGWCEAPGAVRIGFGECRGQVRGA, encoded by the coding sequence ATGACCGCTCCCCTGCCCGACGCCACGCACGATCCGGCGCGCCGGAGCTTCGTGTCGAGCGCCAACGCGCCCGGCGCCGACTTCCCGGTGCAGAACCTCCCGCTCGGCGTCTTCCGCACCTCGGCGCAGGACCGGCCGCGGATCGGCGTGGCCATCGGGGACCGGATCCTCGACCTGGGCGCGGCGCTCGAGGCGGGGGTGCTGGAGCTGCCCGAGCGGCTGGCGGTGGCCTGCCACGGGGCGTCGCTCAACATGCTGATGGCCGAGCCGGCCGACCGGCGGCGGCTGCTCCGGGCGGCGGTCGCCGCCACGCTGGGCGATGACAGCCGGCTGGCGCGGGACCGCGCGCTGCACGACCGGCTGCTGCGCGGCCCCGGCGAGGCGCAGCTGCTGCTGCCCGCGACGGTGGGCGACTACACCGACTTCTACGCCTCGGTGTTCCACGCCTCGAACGTGGGCGCGATGTTCCGGCCCGACAATCCGCTGCTGCCCAACTACAAGTGGGTGCCGATCGGCTATCACGGGCGCGCCTCCTCGCTGGTGGTGAGCGGCACGCCGGTGCGGCGGCCCGCGGGGCAGGCCAAGGCCCCCGACGCGGCGGCGCCGGCGTTCGGGCCGTCGCGCAGCCTCGACTACGAGCTCGAGGTGGCCGCCTGGGTGGCGGGGGAGAACCCGCTCGGGACGCCGGTGCCGCTGGCGGAGGCGGAGGGGCGGCTGTTCGGGCTGAGCCTGCTGAATGACTGGTCGGCGCGGGATGTCCAGGCGTGGGAGTACCAGCCGCTCGGGCCGTTCCTCGGCAAGAACTTCGCGACCAGCCTCTCGCCGTGGGTGGTGACCATGGAGGCGCTGGCGCCCTTCCGGGTGCCGGCCTTTGCGCGGCCGGCGGGCGACCCGGCGCCGCTGCCGTACCTGGACGATCCCGGCACCGCCCAGCGGGGCGGGGTGGACCTCCAGCTCGAGGTGGCGCTGCAGACGCCGCGGATGCGGGAGCAGGGGCAGCCCGCGGCGCGGCTCTCCCGGTCGCACTTCCGGCAGATGTACTGGACGCTGGCGCAGCTGCTCACCCACCACGCGAGCAACGGCTGCAACCTCCGGCCGGGCGACCTGCTGGCCAGCGGCACGGTGTCGGGGCCGGGGAAGGACGAGCGGGGGTGCCTGCTCGAGCTCAGCTGGCGTGGCCAGGAGCCGGTGGCGCTCCCCAACGGCGAGACCCGCGGGTTCCTCGAGGACGGGGACGAGGTGGTGCTCACCGGATGGTGCGAGGCCCCGGGCGCGGTCCGCATCGGCTTCGGCGAGTGCCGGGGCCAGGTGCGGGGCGCCTGA